GGGCAAGAAATTAGGAACGATCATGGCCAACACATCCGGTCGGGGCAAGCAGACGCTCACGTCGGAGTTCGAGATCATGCGGGGCGACCTGGTCCGCATCCTTTACGGGGCGACGAAAGAGAACGTCGATTATCGTTTCGGGGTGTCCGTTGACGGTTTCGATCAGACCGGTGACGACGTGACCGCGCACTTCTCTGATGGCTCGGCGGAGACATTCGACCTTCTTGTCGGCGCGGACGGTCAGGGCTCAAGAATTCGTCGGTCCATCAGGGCGGAGGGGGAAGACCCGTATTGGCGGACTGGGCTGCACATGGCGTACTGGTTCGTTCCCCGCGTTGCTTCCGATGGGGACGTCCGGGAGACCTACCCGGCGGCCGGGGGGCGGCAGATCATGCGTCGCAGCCATAACCCTTCTGAGACGCAGGCGTACTTTGTGCTCCGGAACTCGTCAGAGGAAGCCTCCGCCATTCACCGCGCCCCCATCGAGGATCAGCAACGTTTCTGGGGTGACCGGTTCCGGGATGCCGGCTGGCAGGCGCAGCGGTTTATTGACGGCATGGCTACGGCGCCGTTTTTCTACTCACAAGAGGTCCTGCAGGTCCGTATCGATAGCTGGTCGAAAGGGAGGGTTGTTCTCCTTGGTGATGCCGCGCATTGCGCATCCCCCTACAGCGGCATGGGCATCTCTGGAGGTCTCGTCGGAGCGTTTGTCCTCGCGGGCGAGATCGCCGCAACGCCGGACGACCTCGCAGGAGCTCTGCGCCGGTACGACACCACCCTCAGGCCGTTCGTCGACGAGATCCAGGCGGCTGTTAAGCCACGCCTGCTCGCCCTCGGGTTGCCGAAACCTAAGATCGGTGTTGCCGCGCTCCAAGTGGCATTCCGACTTGCCTGCGCTCTGAAAATACCAGAACGTATCGCGGCACGAGCGTCGACCGACCGAGGTGGCGCCTGGGCCCTGCCGGACTACGACGACCTACCCGCCCGTGCTGCGGTCTGACGCCCGCGGGGTGTGGTCTTCGCATCCGGCGGGTGATGCTCATTGGCCTGCGCATCTCTCAGAGCCCCATCTGGGCTGAGGCGTCGAATCGAGTGTCCAACTGCCCGGTGTCGTTGGTCGCACCAAGGACTTGCCTTAGGAGACGGTTTAGCTGCGTGCTCTCATCGGCGGTAAGACCGGCGTCCGTGAGATCGTTCGTGGCCTGTGCAATATCCCACACTGTGGCGAGTGCCTCTCGGCCGACAGCCGTGATTTGGACGGGATTTCGTTGACCTC
This genomic stretch from Frondihabitans peucedani harbors:
- a CDS encoding FAD-dependent monooxygenase yields the protein MVDKLSPIGADCVMSAITDREKGFVVVTKKSLKVLIAGGGVAGPALAFWLARAGHRVTVAERFPALRATGAQVDLRGQGIEVIRAMGLMDEVRANLVHEPGVAFVDSAGKKLGTIMANTSGRGKQTLTSEFEIMRGDLVRILYGATKENVDYRFGVSVDGFDQTGDDVTAHFSDGSAETFDLLVGADGQGSRIRRSIRAEGEDPYWRTGLHMAYWFVPRVASDGDVRETYPAAGGRQIMRRSHNPSETQAYFVLRNSSEEASAIHRAPIEDQQRFWGDRFRDAGWQAQRFIDGMATAPFFYSQEVLQVRIDSWSKGRVVLLGDAAHCASPYSGMGISGGLVGAFVLAGEIAATPDDLAGALRRYDTTLRPFVDEIQAAVKPRLLALGLPKPKIGVAALQVAFRLACALKIPERIAARASTDRGGAWALPDYDDLPARAAV